Genomic DNA from Pseudomonas fitomaticsae:
TTCAGCGGATCGGTTTTCCACAATGCATCGTCGTACGGCACCGTGTCGCTGTGCCCGGCCAGCACCAGCCCGCCGGGGCCGCTGCCGAAACTGGCGAGCAGATTGAATTTACCGGGGCTGACCTGCTGGATATCGCAACTGAATCCCAGATCGCCAAGCCAGCCCGCGAGCAGATCGATCACCGCCCGGTTGGACTGGTCGAGGCCCGGCTGGGTGCAGCTGACCGACGGCGCGGCGATCAGTGCAGCGAACTGGTCTTGCATGGACGGCAAAGGCATCGCTGACTCCAACTCCCGGATTGAGGTTCATCATAGAACCATCCGGCGCCGAGAATAAACCGCCGCAAAGCGTAGGAAGGTTCAGTCCTGTACACTGCACGGCCTTGGCAGCCACACATTCCCCCGGCTGCGCTCCCGATCCTGGATTTTCCGGCCATGCAGAAAGAAACCGAAATCAAACTCCGCGTCAGCCGCGAAACCCTCGCCGCCCTGCGCGAGCACCCTCTCCTGAAAAAACGCAACAAAAGTGGCTGGGAACGCCGTGAGTTGATGAATCAGTACTTCGACACGCCTGAGCGTGACCTGGCCCGGGCCAAGGTTGCCCTGCGCCTGCGCAAGGACGGCGAAGACGTGATTCAGACCCTCAAGACCCGTGGCCAGAGCGTTGCCGGTCTGTCCGAGCGTAACGAATACGATTGGAACCTGCCCAAAGCCAAGCTCGACGTGAAGAAACTCGACGGCGAATGCTGGCCCGAGTCCCTCGCCGAGCTGGACAAGAAAACCCTGAAGCCGATCTTCACCACCGATTTCGTCCGCGAGCGCGCCGAAATCGCCTGGGGCCGTGGCAAGACCAAAGTGGTCATCGAAGCCGCGCTGGACCTGGGCCACGTGGTAGTCGGCAAGCAGAAAGAAGAAATCTGCGAGCTGGAACTGGAACTGCGCGAAGGCGAGCCTGCCGCGCTGCTGGAACTGGCTGCCGAACTGGCCGAAACCCTGGCCCTGATGCCGTGCGACATCAGCAAGGCCGAGCGCGGCTATCGTCTATACGACGCCAACAGCTACTCGCTGAGCCTGCCGGCGCCGGCCATTACCGCTGAAACCCCGCTGGACGACGCCTTCGCCGCCCTGGCCTGGCACTTGCTCGGCAGCAGCCAGCGTCTGGCCGAACAGTATCGTTTCAACGGCCACTGGCGCCTGCTGCAGGACTGGGTCGAGAACCTCGCGGAAATGCGCGCCCTGCTGAGCAGCCTCGGTCAGGCCGCACCGCGCCAGTCGACTCACGACTTGCGTGTTGCCCTCGATGCGCTGCTGGAAGACTGGCGTCCGCTGGTACAGGTTGGCATCGAAGACGAAGACGTTCGCAAGGCCGCGCCGGAGCAGTTCCTCGAAGAACTGGAAGATCCGCGCTGGGGCCTGTTCTCGCTGAACGCTTCGCGCTGGTTGCTGGCCCGCACCTGGACGGCTGACCGTAACACCCGTGGCAACCGCCAGGGTGCCGCGCAGTTGCAAAGCTGGCTGCCGCGCCTGCTGGGCGAAGAAGCCACTTCGCTGCAACTGCAGCGTTATCAGCAGCAGCCGGAAGATCTGGCCGAGCAACTGCCGCGCATCGAACGCATCCAGGTCTGGCTGCACCACGCGCGCAACGTGCTGGAAATCCCGGAAATGGATCGCCTGTACGGCGAGCTGAACAAACTGGCGCAACTGGCCAACGAGCCGACCATCACCGACGAACTGCTCGATGCACGCAAGCATCAGGCGATTGCGGTGTACCAGAACCGCGCCTGGAAAATGCTGCTGCGCATGTAACACCGCCATCGCTGGCAAGCCAGCTGTGATCGTTCCCACGCTCTGCGTGGGAACGATCATCAACGCAATACCGGCAAACTGGTCGTGGATTTGATCTCCGACAGCGCCACAATCGAGTTCACTTCCTGAATCCCCGGCACCAGCGACAGCTTCTCGAAGAAGAACCGCTCATACGCCTCGATGTCCGCCGCGACGATCCGCAGCAGAAAATCCACCGCCCCCATCAGCACGTAACACTCCAGCACTTCGGGAAAGCCGCGAATTGCCTCGGTGAACTCAGTGAAGTTCGAACGGCCATGGGCGTTGAGTTTGATCTCGGCGAAGATCTGCGTGTTCAGGCCGATCTTCTTGCGATCAAGCAAGGTCACCTGACCACGAATGATCCCCTCCTCCTTCATCCGCTGAATCCGCCGCCAGCACGGCGATTGCGACAGCCCCACCTGCTCGGCGATCTGTGCGCTGGACAAGGAAGCGTCCTCTTGCAGCAGGGCGAGAATGCGCCGGTCGTAGCTGTCCAGCTCGCTGTGCATAAATAATCCTCAAGATCAGCTAATGGCGAATTGATCCACTTTATCAATCGCATCTTCAGCTCATCTTAGACAAGAAATGCCCGGCATCGGATGTAAAAATTCCTCCACTGATTCCGGAGACCAGACATGCCACACCTCGATGCCGTCAACTCCCCCGCGCCCCGTGCCGATGTGTGGAACGCCAGCAACGCCCATTGCCTTGCGCAATACCAGATCCTGGCCGAGGCCGAGCCGGATTTGCTGGTGCGGGTGCTGAACCTGTTCGCCTTGCAGTTCCTCACCCCGGAACAGGTCAATGTCCAGCGGCTGGACGATCTGCTGTCGATCGACATCGTCATGAGCGGCCTGAGCTGGCACCGCGCCCAGGTCATCGCGGAAAAACTTCGTAACCTGATCAGCGTCTGCTCGGTAAACCTGCAAAACCCCGAGGCGGCGTGGGATGCGCCAGCACAGGCGGCCGGCTGACAAGAACCGAAACGTCTTCGTCGGGTAGTGGCCCAACGGTCGGCGGGGCCACGACTATCCTTTGCGCACTGTCGTTCAAAAGGAGCCCGCATGTCCGTTCAACTCGCCACTCAGGACCGCTGGCTGGATCTCAATGAGGTACTGCGTGAGCTGGTCGCCCAGGGTTTCATCTGCCAGGACTCGGCCGAGCAGGCGCTGAATGCCCGGCGCAGGCATGCCGCCCACGGCCAGAAGCACCCGCTGGAATTTATCGCCAGCCAGCAACTGGACGACCTCAGCCGTCCGGGCAAACACCTCGACCTGGAAAGCCTGACCCTGTGGCTGGCGCAGCAGGCCGGCCAGCCGTACCTGCGGATCGATCCGCTGAAGATCAACGTTGCCGCCATCACGCCGCTGATGTCCTATGCCTTTGCCCAGCGCCACAAGATCCTCGCGGTGTCGGTTGATCGCGATGCGGTGACCGTGGCCAGCGCTCAGCCCTACGTCAGCGGCTGGGAGGCGGATCTGACTCACGTCCTCAAATTGCCGATCAAACGGGTGGTGGCCAACCCGGCGGACATCCAGCGTTTCAGCGTCGAATTCTTCCGTCTCGCCAAATCGGTCAGCGGCGCCAGCAATGCCGATGCGCAGAGCGGCAACCTCGGCAACTTCGAACAACTGCTCAACCTCGGCGCCAGCGATCAGGAGCCCGACGCCAACGATGCGCACATCGTCAACATCGTCGACTGGCTGTTCCAGTACGCCTTCCAGCAGCGGGCCAGCGATATCCACATCGAACCCCGGCGCGAGCAAGGCACGGTGCGCTTTCGCATCGACGGCGTGCTGCACAACGTCTATCAGTTCCCGCCGCAGGTGACGATGGCCATCGTCAGCCGCCTGAAAAGCCTTGGCCGGATGAACGTCGCCGAGAAGCGCAAGCCCCAGGACGGCCGGGTCAAGACCAAGACCCCGGACGGCGGCGAGGTCGAGCTGCGGTTGTCGACCCTGCCCACCGCGTTCGGCGAAAAAATGGTGATGCGGATCTTCGACCCGGAAGTGCTGCTCAAGGATTTCGATCAGCTTGGCTTTTCCGCCGACGACCTGCGGCGCTGGCAGGACATGACCCGCCAGCCCAACGGCATCATCCTGGTCACTGGCCCGACCGGCTCCGGCAAGACCACGACGCTGTACACCACGCTGAAAAAGCTGGCGACTCCGGAGGTCAACCTCTGCACCATCGAGGACCCGATCGAGATGGTCGAACCGGCCTTCAACCAGATGCAGGTCCAGCACAACATCGACCTGACCTTCGCCGCCGGCGTGCGCGCGCTGATGCGGCAAGACCCGGACATCATCATGATCGGCGAGATCCGCGATCTGGAGACCGCCGAAATGGCGATTCAGGCGGCGTTGACCGGGCACCTGGTGCTCTCGACCCTTCACACCAACGACGCGCCGAGCGCCATCAGCCGTCTGCTGGAGCTCGGCGTGCCGCATTACCTGATCAAGGCCACCGTCCTCGGTGTCATGGCGCAACGGCTGGTGCGAACACTGTGCCCGCACTGCAAGGCGCCGCTGACTCTTGATGAAGAAGACTGGCAAACCCTGACCCGGCCGTGGCAGGCGCCGCTGCCGGGCAATGCGCAACGGGCCATCGGTTGCCTGGAGTGTCGCGACACCGGTTATCACGGGCGCGCCGGGGTCTACGAAATCATGCAACTGAGCGACAGCCTCAAGGCCTTGATCAGCCCCGACACCGATCTCACCGCGATCCGCCGACAGGCGTTCAAGGAAGGCATGCGCAGCCTGCGATTGTCCGGCGCGCAGAAGGTCGCGGCGGGGCTGACGACGCTTGAGGAAGTGTTGCGGGTGACACCACAGAGCGAGCAGAAATAAGTGCTCACGGAACCGGATCGGGGAAACGACGATCCAACCGGTTATTCAACACCAGTGGAGTCACCCAACATGCGTCTCAAACTTGCTGTCGCCACCCTTGCCCTGCTGTCTCTGCCCGTCGGTTCGGCAATGGCCGACAGCTTTTGGCGTAACGTCATTTCGTCCGGTGCCACCACCGGCTCGACCTACCTGACCTTCAAGGATCACAAACTGATCGTTGCCGCCCAGGACGATGCCGGCAGCTTCGTCGCCAGCGACGGCGGTATCCGTGGCCCGTACCTGGAAGCGGCGATGCAGAAAGTCCGCGCCGACAACCCGGGCCTGCAGGCCACGGACATGGAACTGGCGAACGCGATTCTGGCGAAGAACGCTGTAGCGTCGGAATAAGAGGCTCACAAAAAATGCCGCTCGAAATGAGCGGCATTTTTTTGCCCGCTGATCAGCGGTAATCGTCCACCGGCACACAGGCGCAAAACAGGTTGCGGTCGCCGTAGACGTTATCGACCCGGTTCACCACCGGCCAATATTTGTGCATTTTGGTGTGCGCATCCGGCGTGATGCCCTGCTCGATGCTGTACGGCCGCTCCCACACGCCGGTGATATCGGCCAGGGTGTGTGGC
This window encodes:
- a CDS encoding CYTH domain-containing protein, which gives rise to MQKETEIKLRVSRETLAALREHPLLKKRNKSGWERRELMNQYFDTPERDLARAKVALRLRKDGEDVIQTLKTRGQSVAGLSERNEYDWNLPKAKLDVKKLDGECWPESLAELDKKTLKPIFTTDFVRERAEIAWGRGKTKVVIEAALDLGHVVVGKQKEEICELELELREGEPAALLELAAELAETLALMPCDISKAERGYRLYDANSYSLSLPAPAITAETPLDDAFAALAWHLLGSSQRLAEQYRFNGHWRLLQDWVENLAEMRALLSSLGQAAPRQSTHDLRVALDALLEDWRPLVQVGIEDEDVRKAAPEQFLEELEDPRWGLFSLNASRWLLARTWTADRNTRGNRQGAAQLQSWLPRLLGEEATSLQLQRYQQQPEDLAEQLPRIERIQVWLHHARNVLEIPEMDRLYGELNKLAQLANEPTITDELLDARKHQAIAVYQNRAWKMLLRM
- a CDS encoding Lrp/AsnC family transcriptional regulator, whose amino-acid sequence is MHSELDSYDRRILALLQEDASLSSAQIAEQVGLSQSPCWRRIQRMKEEGIIRGQVTLLDRKKIGLNTQIFAEIKLNAHGRSNFTEFTEAIRGFPEVLECYVLMGAVDFLLRIVAADIEAYERFFFEKLSLVPGIQEVNSIVALSEIKSTTSLPVLR
- a CDS encoding GspE/PulE family protein; the encoded protein is MSVQLATQDRWLDLNEVLRELVAQGFICQDSAEQALNARRRHAAHGQKHPLEFIASQQLDDLSRPGKHLDLESLTLWLAQQAGQPYLRIDPLKINVAAITPLMSYAFAQRHKILAVSVDRDAVTVASAQPYVSGWEADLTHVLKLPIKRVVANPADIQRFSVEFFRLAKSVSGASNADAQSGNLGNFEQLLNLGASDQEPDANDAHIVNIVDWLFQYAFQQRASDIHIEPRREQGTVRFRIDGVLHNVYQFPPQVTMAIVSRLKSLGRMNVAEKRKPQDGRVKTKTPDGGEVELRLSTLPTAFGEKMVMRIFDPEVLLKDFDQLGFSADDLRRWQDMTRQPNGIILVTGPTGSGKTTTLYTTLKKLATPEVNLCTIEDPIEMVEPAFNQMQVQHNIDLTFAAGVRALMRQDPDIIMIGEIRDLETAEMAIQAALTGHLVLSTLHTNDAPSAISRLLELGVPHYLIKATVLGVMAQRLVRTLCPHCKAPLTLDEEDWQTLTRPWQAPLPGNAQRAIGCLECRDTGYHGRAGVYEIMQLSDSLKALISPDTDLTAIRRQAFKEGMRSLRLSGAQKVAAGLTTLEEVLRVTPQSEQK
- a CDS encoding DUF2388 domain-containing protein encodes the protein MRLKLAVATLALLSLPVGSAMADSFWRNVISSGATTGSTYLTFKDHKLIVAAQDDAGSFVASDGGIRGPYLEAAMQKVRADNPGLQATDMELANAILAKNAVASE